The Mucilaginibacter terrenus genome has a segment encoding these proteins:
- a CDS encoding DUF4998 domain-containing protein, translated as MKRYKLLGSLFLLAAMFFSCVKKDEYKKFLVNGEIVYPGRPDSVIVRSGHNRVQIAVALANDPLVTSIKVFWKNFQDSVVVSVKGVSRKDTVRIDVPNLSEGNYNFTLYTYDEKGNRSVGITTAGMAYGEAYINSLNTRTLRSIEASADGTDVNLTWGAPSSGETGTEITYTAADGKLKQLTLKPDSSHITLQGFKDNTDISYRSVFVPDSLSIDHYYSVAQTAKLPAFERLMNKALFTALLLPTDVNEGGYGWLEQYLWDDNYNPPGFATESILPCWFTLDMGQSVSLSRIKYWQPADRLYDQQSVKVFEVYGSNNPNPDGSWAGWIKLSTCTSTKPSGLPTGQIGPNDAAYAMAGESFPLPDHLPKFRYIRIKVLEVWGSGDFAAMEEFNFYTHDH; from the coding sequence ATGAAAAGATATAAATTATTAGGAAGCCTTTTCCTTTTAGCGGCAATGTTTTTCTCCTGTGTAAAAAAGGACGAATACAAAAAGTTTTTGGTGAATGGTGAGATCGTTTATCCCGGAAGACCTGATTCTGTAATTGTCAGGTCAGGGCACAACAGGGTGCAGATCGCGGTAGCTTTAGCTAACGACCCTTTGGTGACCAGTATAAAGGTTTTCTGGAAGAACTTTCAGGATTCCGTAGTGGTAAGCGTTAAGGGTGTGTCAAGAAAGGATACAGTCAGGATCGATGTACCCAATCTTTCCGAGGGTAATTATAATTTCACATTATACACCTATGATGAAAAGGGAAACCGTTCAGTAGGCATCACCACTGCGGGTATGGCCTATGGTGAAGCTTACATTAATTCTTTAAATACACGAACGTTAAGATCTATTGAAGCTTCAGCTGACGGAACTGATGTAAACCTTACCTGGGGAGCTCCGTCTTCAGGTGAAACCGGAACTGAGATTACCTACACTGCTGCAGACGGAAAGTTAAAGCAGTTGACACTCAAGCCGGATTCCTCGCATATCACCCTGCAAGGCTTTAAAGACAACACAGATATTTCCTACAGATCAGTTTTTGTGCCGGATTCTTTATCAATCGATCACTATTATTCCGTTGCACAAACCGCGAAACTTCCGGCTTTCGAGCGTTTGATGAATAAGGCACTATTTACGGCGCTTCTGCTTCCTACCGATGTCAATGAGGGCGGATACGGATGGCTCGAGCAATATCTTTGGGATGACAACTATAATCCTCCCGGCTTTGCCACTGAATCGATCCTGCCGTGCTGGTTTACCCTGGATATGGGACAATCCGTATCCTTGAGCCGCATAAAATACTGGCAACCTGCAGACCGTCTTTATGATCAGCAAAGTGTTAAAGTTTTTGAGGTTTACGGCAGCAACAACCCGAATCCGGATGGAAGCTGGGCAGGCTGGATAAAGTTATCAACCTGTACTTCAACTAAACCTTCCGGACTGCCAACCGGACAGATCGGCCCTAATGATGCCGCATATGCCATGGCCGGAGAATCGTTTCCTTTACCGGATCATTTACCAAAATTTCGGTACATCCGCATAAAGGTTCTTGAGGTTTGGGGAAGCGGCGATTTTGCCGCAATGGAAGAGTTTAATTTTTATACACATGATCATTAA
- a CDS encoding DUF5000 domain-containing lipoprotein, producing the protein MKRKLKYFLSMCLLGGIACFIACKQDKLEPAVKDATAPGPVTDPVVRNLNGAAVISFTPPADEDLLYVRAVYQTKTGTKHETKVSKYNRELTVDGFPDTVAYDVSLYAVDKSENASTAVTVTVHPGRPIFQLVRDSISYTADFGGINVRYKNRTESSIAVVLLTNDSTGSFVPVNTAYTKLKQGDFSTRNLKAVDTKFGIYVRDRWGNISDTLLFHLTPLFEEQLDRTKIHPVILPTDAQLGPQYGGGVEKLFDGNTTNAAGYYHTGDDAKMPQWFTIDLGVQAKLSRLSWFMREGFFYDLHNPKVVEIWGTNSPASDGSFNGWTLLASHTQVKPSGLPAGQNSQADIDAAVAGENVTFPLDAPKVRYLRFKTLKNWSNGTYVNFNEIMIWGDTK; encoded by the coding sequence ATGAAAAGAAAGCTTAAATATTTTTTATCAATGTGCCTGCTGGGCGGTATCGCCTGTTTTATAGCTTGCAAACAGGATAAGTTAGAGCCCGCAGTAAAAGACGCGACAGCCCCCGGGCCGGTAACTGACCCGGTCGTAAGAAATTTGAATGGAGCTGCTGTCATCAGCTTTACTCCGCCTGCAGATGAGGACCTGCTGTATGTTCGCGCGGTCTATCAAACAAAAACCGGCACTAAACATGAAACAAAGGTTAGCAAATATAACCGGGAGCTTACAGTAGATGGATTTCCCGATACCGTTGCTTATGACGTCAGCCTTTATGCCGTTGACAAATCGGAAAACGCGTCCACAGCCGTGACCGTAACTGTTCATCCCGGGCGTCCGATATTTCAACTGGTAAGGGATAGCATTTCATATACTGCGGACTTTGGCGGTATCAATGTCAGATATAAAAACCGGACGGAAAGTTCCATTGCGGTGGTATTACTGACAAATGATTCTACTGGAAGTTTCGTTCCTGTTAATACTGCCTATACGAAATTGAAGCAGGGCGATTTTTCAACGCGCAACCTGAAAGCCGTTGATACGAAATTCGGGATCTATGTCAGGGACCGCTGGGGAAATATATCAGATACGTTGCTATTTCACCTGACCCCACTTTTTGAAGAGCAGCTTGACAGGACGAAGATACACCCGGTTATATTACCTACTGACGCACAATTGGGTCCTCAATATGGTGGCGGTGTAGAAAAACTGTTCGACGGTAACACGACAAATGCCGCAGGATACTACCATACCGGCGACGACGCCAAGATGCCGCAATGGTTCACCATTGACCTGGGAGTCCAGGCAAAGCTAAGCAGGTTGAGCTGGTTCATGCGCGAAGGCTTTTTCTACGATCTTCATAACCCTAAGGTAGTTGAAATCTGGGGTACCAATTCACCTGCCAGTGACGGTAGTTTCAATGGCTGGACCCTTCTGGCTTCTCATACGCAGGTAAAACCATCAGGCCTGCCGGCAGGTCAGAATTCTCAGGCAGACATTGATGCAGCAGTTGCGGGTGAGAACGTAACCTTTCCTTTAGACGCTCCCAAAGTTCGCTACCTGCGCTTCAAGACCCTAAAGAACTGGTCTAACGGTACTTATGTCAATTTCAACGAAATAATGATTTGGGGCGACACAAAATAA
- a CDS encoding RagB/SusD family nutrient uptake outer membrane protein, which yields MNANFTRNKNLNLILFSCCVVLVTAGMTSCKKYLDVVPDNVATIEHAFANRTEAEKVLFTCYSYLPDDGHPDLSAGLNGGDELWTYWPITQDAYYLDPYNIARGLQNPTTPNLNYWDDVGGKNLWQAIRMCNIFLENINKVSDIDPFLKNRWISEAKFLKAYYHWYMFRQYGPIPVMDKNLEITASPGAVKVYRLPVDSVVHYISDLIDDAVSGKDANLPDKIANQTTELGRVTKPAALAIKARLLVTAASPLFNGNSDFSGLKNNNGQVLFNATYDPSKWQKAATACKAAIDAAEKAGSTLYHFNAVGYNLDDATKTEMSIRNAMCEKWNNELIWGGTSGTITDNLQLYACPQINPNEINLDLKGKLAPTLKMAELFYTNHGVPIDEDKTWDYAGRYQLRATQATDTLLQPNYRTAALHFDREPRFYADLGFDGAKWFMKNGLFNIQSKAEEYSGKKQSRLYSVTGYFAKKVVNWNLVESKTSVTLETYPWPIMRLSDLYLLYAEALNESGQGAAALPYLNRIRERAGLNSVESSWTTYSKNPGKFNSMTGLRSIIQQERGIELAFEGSRFWDLRRWKTAPQVLSQPVYGWDVNQKSFEDYNRRVLLFTQRFEGPKDYLWPIKESDLQINPNLVQNPGW from the coding sequence ATGAATGCAAATTTTACAAGAAATAAAAACCTAAACCTTATCCTTTTTTCCTGCTGCGTAGTATTAGTTACGGCCGGAATGACTTCCTGCAAAAAATACTTGGACGTCGTTCCTGATAATGTCGCGACGATAGAACATGCATTTGCAAATCGTACAGAAGCCGAAAAGGTGTTATTCACCTGTTATTCCTATCTACCCGATGACGGACATCCTGACCTTAGTGCAGGGCTGAACGGGGGGGATGAATTGTGGACGTACTGGCCGATTACCCAGGATGCATATTATTTGGACCCTTATAACATTGCCAGGGGTTTACAGAATCCAACAACCCCAAACCTGAATTATTGGGACGATGTTGGCGGGAAAAATTTATGGCAGGCTATCCGAATGTGTAATATTTTCCTGGAAAACATCAACAAGGTCAGCGATATTGACCCATTCCTGAAAAATCGCTGGATCTCAGAGGCAAAATTCTTAAAGGCTTACTATCACTGGTACATGTTCCGGCAATATGGTCCGATACCGGTAATGGACAAGAATCTTGAGATTACAGCTTCACCTGGAGCAGTAAAGGTATACCGGTTGCCGGTAGACTCTGTTGTTCACTATATATCTGATCTGATAGACGATGCTGTTAGCGGAAAGGATGCAAACTTGCCGGATAAAATAGCAAATCAAACCACCGAGCTCGGACGTGTGACCAAGCCCGCAGCCTTAGCGATCAAGGCAAGGTTGCTGGTAACAGCAGCAAGCCCGCTCTTTAACGGTAACAGTGATTTTAGCGGCCTGAAAAATAACAACGGCCAGGTATTGTTCAATGCAACATATGATCCTTCCAAATGGCAAAAGGCCGCGACCGCCTGCAAGGCTGCGATCGATGCAGCAGAAAAGGCAGGAAGCACACTCTATCATTTTAATGCGGTCGGTTACAACTTAGATGATGCCACTAAAACGGAGATGAGTATAAGAAATGCGATGTGTGAAAAGTGGAACAACGAATTGATATGGGGCGGGACAAGCGGTACCATCACAGATAATCTTCAATTATATGCCTGTCCGCAGATCAATCCTAATGAGATCAATCTTGATCTGAAAGGAAAACTGGCGCCTACCTTAAAAATGGCAGAGTTGTTTTACACTAACCATGGTGTTCCGATTGATGAAGACAAAACATGGGACTATGCAGGTCGCTACCAACTACGGGCTACCCAGGCTACTGATACGCTGCTGCAACCCAATTACCGTACAGCCGCGCTTCACTTTGACCGGGAGCCAAGATTTTATGCTGATCTGGGCTTTGACGGTGCCAAATGGTTTATGAAGAACGGCCTTTTCAATATTCAAAGTAAAGCCGAGGAGTACTCCGGAAAAAAGCAAAGCCGCCTTTATTCTGTAACCGGGTATTTCGCAAAGAAGGTAGTGAACTGGAACCTGGTTGAAAGTAAAACGTCGGTAACCTTGGAAACCTACCCCTGGCCGATCATGCGTCTATCAGATCTTTATCTGCTGTATGCCGAAGCGCTTAATGAAAGCGGCCAGGGTGCCGCAGCATTGCCTTACCTCAACAGGATACGTGAAAGGGCAGGTTTGAACTCTGTAGAGTCATCCTGGACAACCTACTCTAAAAATCCCGGAAAATTCAATTCAATGACCGGTCTCCGTTCCATCATACAGCAGGAGCGGGGAATTGAACTGGCTTTTGAGGGCAGTAGGTTTTGGGACCTCAGAAGATGGAAAACAGCGCCGCAGGTCTTGAGTCAGCCGGTTTATGGCTGGGACGTCAATCAAAAGTCTTTCGAAGACTATAACAGGCGTGTGCTTTTGTTCACCCAGCGTTTTGAGGGGCCCAAAGATTACTTGTGGCCAATAAAAGAATCAGATCTCCAAATCAATCCTAACCTGGTTCAAAATCCGGGTTGGTAA
- a CDS encoding SusC/RagA family TonB-linked outer membrane protein has product MVRKNFTLIFLKFLGCCICFLLANFAALGQGSLKITGRVVDNKGQPLPGVTVAIKSTTTGVSTDTLGKFSIKASSPDQVIVFSMIGFTKQELEIKDTRVFNITLLEDQNSLKEVVVVAYGEQKKESLVSAITTVKVKDLKGPTSNLTTMLAGKISGVVAYQRSGEPGADNAQFFIRGITSFGSGKIDPLILIDGMESTPSTLARLQPDDISGFSILKDAAASSLYGARGANGVILVTTKSGVSGKTQLNFRFENSISQNARDFQLADNITYMELANEAALTRNPLASLPYSQTKIDHTKAGDNPYLYPSNNWMEQLIKSSTTNQRFNMNISGGGNAAQYYVAGTFNQDNGILRSNPGSNFNNNVNLKSYEVRSNVNVKLTSTTEAIIRTSGNFDDYNGPIGTTSLSGGAIVFNNALTANPVLFPAQFPSSKLPNVSHPLFGNAAFGTNGQTYLNPYAEMVSGFQQYNTSTLNVQLELKQDLGFFIKGLSGGIMAYSKRYSYFDVSRKYTPFYYAASPVIGDPNGYNLTLLNEDTATEYLTYKEGGKIVNTNTYGQASLNYTNTFAKKHAVSGLLVGIFRSYLTGNAGDLQSSLPFRNLGLSGRFTYGYDGRYLFETNFGYNGSERFAKNNRFGFFPSVGVAWNVSSEKFFKPLSDVVTRLKLRATYGLVGNDQIGAANDRFFYLSNVNLNDPLYHAQFGENFGYSRNGVSISRYANNGITWEKSQKSNVGMDLELFNSLNLIVDVYKERRTNILMQRSYIPTTLGLTAPVGANVGVAEGKGVDVSMDYNKTFNNAWLQLRGTFTYATSKLLVNEQPDYPSNEQYLSALGYSLNQSSGLIAERLFVDDEDVKNSPKQTFGEVRGGDIKYRDMNGDGQITNLDKVNNLGYPTVPEIVYGFGFSTGYKNFDFSTFFQGSARSSFFIDPTAISPFIQSAGAQTGLLDAIAKDHWSEDNRNIYAFWPRLGSTVSVNNTQPSTWWMRNGSFLRMKSAELAYNFKGGLLSKLHMRSLRLYVNGTNLFVWSGFKLWDPEQGGLGLTYPVQKVYNLGIRAEL; this is encoded by the coding sequence ATGGTCAGAAAAAATTTTACTTTAATCTTCCTTAAATTTCTCGGCTGCTGTATCTGTTTTCTGCTAGCGAACTTCGCAGCGTTAGGACAGGGCAGCCTAAAAATTACCGGCAGGGTTGTCGACAACAAGGGACAGCCCCTCCCAGGTGTTACGGTAGCAATTAAGAGTACCACCACTGGAGTGTCTACCGACACCCTGGGAAAATTTTCAATTAAAGCTTCTAGTCCGGATCAGGTAATTGTCTTCTCTATGATAGGCTTTACCAAGCAGGAGTTGGAGATCAAAGACACAAGGGTATTTAACATAACCCTTCTTGAGGATCAGAACTCGCTTAAGGAAGTTGTCGTCGTGGCTTATGGCGAACAAAAAAAGGAAAGTCTAGTAAGTGCAATCACGACCGTTAAGGTCAAAGACTTGAAGGGTCCCACCAGTAACCTGACGACAATGCTTGCCGGAAAGATTTCCGGTGTTGTTGCTTATCAGCGCAGCGGTGAGCCCGGAGCCGATAACGCACAATTCTTTATCAGGGGCATAACTTCATTTGGCTCCGGCAAGATCGATCCATTGATTTTAATCGATGGAATGGAATCTACACCCAGCACGCTTGCGAGGCTCCAGCCGGATGATATATCAGGCTTTTCGATTCTTAAAGATGCCGCGGCATCATCGCTGTATGGTGCAAGAGGTGCCAACGGTGTTATTCTTGTTACCACCAAGTCAGGTGTAAGCGGCAAAACGCAGCTGAACTTCCGGTTTGAAAATTCCATTTCTCAAAATGCCAGGGATTTTCAACTGGCAGATAATATTACGTACATGGAACTTGCTAACGAAGCTGCCCTAACCAGAAATCCGCTCGCATCATTACCGTATTCGCAAACCAAAATCGATCATACCAAAGCAGGTGATAATCCCTATCTGTACCCTAGTAACAACTGGATGGAGCAACTCATCAAGAGTAGCACGACAAATCAACGATTTAATATGAATATATCCGGTGGAGGCAATGCGGCTCAATATTATGTCGCAGGAACCTTCAACCAAGATAACGGTATCCTTCGTTCTAATCCCGGCAGTAACTTTAACAACAATGTTAACCTCAAAAGTTATGAGGTAAGATCAAATGTCAATGTTAAGCTTACTTCGACAACGGAGGCCATCATCAGGACATCGGGTAATTTTGATGATTACAATGGCCCTATCGGCACTACATCACTTAGTGGGGGCGCCATTGTCTTTAACAACGCTCTTACAGCAAATCCAGTGTTATTCCCCGCGCAGTTTCCATCGTCAAAGTTGCCCAATGTATCACACCCGTTATTTGGTAATGCCGCATTTGGTACCAATGGTCAGACCTACCTAAATCCTTACGCCGAAATGGTATCCGGTTTCCAGCAATACAACACATCGACCCTGAATGTTCAGCTGGAGCTTAAACAAGATCTTGGATTTTTTATTAAGGGCCTCTCTGGTGGTATAATGGCTTATTCAAAACGCTATTCTTATTTCGACGTGTCGAGGAAATACACACCATTTTACTATGCTGCGAGCCCGGTTATCGGCGATCCCAATGGCTATAACCTTACATTGCTAAATGAAGATACCGCTACCGAATATCTGACTTATAAGGAAGGGGGTAAGATCGTTAACACGAATACTTATGGTCAGGCCTCGCTTAACTATACGAATACGTTCGCAAAAAAACATGCGGTTTCAGGATTATTAGTGGGCATCTTTAGAAGCTATCTTACCGGTAACGCAGGGGATCTTCAATCCTCTCTTCCATTTAGAAATCTTGGCCTGAGCGGTCGTTTCACATACGGCTACGATGGCCGATACCTTTTTGAGACGAATTTTGGCTATAATGGTTCTGAACGTTTCGCAAAAAATAACCGATTCGGTTTCTTCCCATCTGTTGGGGTTGCATGGAATGTTTCCAGTGAAAAATTCTTTAAGCCACTTAGCGATGTAGTTACAAGGCTTAAGCTACGTGCCACTTACGGTTTGGTCGGCAACGATCAGATCGGAGCAGCCAATGACAGGTTTTTTTACCTTTCTAATGTCAACCTTAACGATCCACTTTATCACGCGCAATTTGGCGAGAACTTCGGGTATTCCCGTAATGGCGTATCAATTTCGCGGTATGCGAATAATGGGATAACCTGGGAGAAATCTCAAAAGTCAAATGTTGGGATGGATCTCGAACTGTTCAACAGTCTTAACCTTATCGTAGATGTTTATAAAGAGCGCAGGACAAATATCCTGATGCAGCGCAGCTACATTCCGACCACGCTTGGACTTACCGCACCGGTAGGGGCGAACGTTGGCGTAGCGGAAGGTAAGGGCGTTGATGTTTCAATGGATTATAATAAAACGTTCAATAATGCATGGCTGCAACTACGGGGCACTTTTACTTATGCAACAAGTAAACTGCTGGTCAATGAACAACCTGATTACCCTTCCAACGAGCAGTATCTATCAGCTCTCGGTTATTCACTTAACCAGTCCTCCGGCCTTATAGCAGAAAGACTTTTTGTTGATGACGAAGATGTGAAAAATTCGCCGAAACAAACATTCGGCGAAGTGCGGGGAGGGGACATTAAGTACCGCGACATGAACGGCGACGGTCAGATAACAAATCTGGACAAGGTGAATAATCTCGGATACCCTACTGTTCCTGAAATAGTTTATGGCTTTGGCTTTTCGACAGGATATAAAAACTTTGATTTCAGCACTTTTTTCCAAGGAAGTGCACGGTCGTCGTTCTTTATAGATCCTACTGCAATATCGCCATTTATACAGTCAGCCGGGGCCCAAACCGGTTTACTGGATGCGATCGCTAAGGACCACTGGTCAGAGGATAACCGGAATATATACGCTTTCTGGCCTCGTCTAGGGTCAACAGTAAGTGTAAACAATACACAGCCGTCTACCTGGTGGATGCGCAACGGTTCCTTTCTCAGAATGAAATCAGCAGAATTAGCTTACAATTTTAAAGGAGGACTGCTATCTAAACTGCACATGAGAAGCCTCAGACTTTATGTAAACGGCACCAATCTATTTGTATGGAGCGGTTTTAAGTTGTGGGACCCGGAACAAGGAGGGCTTGGACTCACTTATCCTGTACAGAAAGTTTATAACCTTGGCATAAGGGCTGAACTATAA
- a CDS encoding GntR family transcriptional regulator → MKLSIDHKSSVPLHLQVEALLREMIKLPEYQNGKTLPKEVELARELDISRSTLRQAINKLVYEELLVRKQKSGTKVARTKVSSKSMNWLSFSQEMNARGTVIKNYELHVSWVFPDEQLASFFEIGLDKKILKLERLRGDTDKPFVYFISYFHPRTGLTGEEDFKRPLYDILERDYHVAVDLSREEIKAKLADKLIAGKLEIELNSAILVRKRFVFDQGERPVEFNLGYYNAECFTYTVESRR, encoded by the coding sequence ATGAAGCTATCTATCGACCATAAGAGTTCCGTTCCCTTGCATTTGCAGGTTGAAGCACTATTGCGTGAGATGATCAAACTGCCAGAGTATCAGAACGGCAAGACGTTGCCCAAAGAAGTTGAGCTTGCACGGGAGCTGGACATATCGCGGTCAACGCTCCGTCAAGCCATCAATAAGCTGGTTTACGAGGAACTCCTGGTCAGGAAACAGAAATCAGGCACGAAGGTCGCAAGGACAAAAGTCAGTTCTAAATCGATGAACTGGCTTAGTTTTTCACAAGAAATGAATGCGAGAGGCACCGTGATTAAAAATTACGAGTTGCATGTCAGTTGGGTTTTTCCGGATGAACAACTTGCCAGTTTTTTTGAGATCGGATTAGACAAGAAAATCTTAAAATTAGAAAGATTGCGTGGAGACACTGACAAACCATTTGTTTACTTCATTTCTTATTTTCACCCTCGCACCGGCCTTACTGGCGAAGAAGATTTTAAACGCCCGTTATACGATATTTTAGAAAGAGATTATCACGTTGCTGTTGACCTTTCTAGGGAAGAAATAAAGGCTAAACTTGCCGACAAGCTGATTGCAGGAAAGCTGGAAATCGAATTAAACAGTGCTATCTTGGTCCGGAAGCGATTCGTATTCGATCAAGGCGAACGCCCAGTTGAATTTAATCTTGGTTACTATAATGCTGAATGTTTTACATACACTGTCGAAAGCAGGCGTTAG
- a CDS encoding sensor histidine kinase, with protein MFKRRLIICTIVILIRGTASNAQQFDPYAAVKLEQLLKREKSVYKTIDILQKLGSYHTDRYQITLNVRELNIALSNYQRAININRIAKDDKRRFETIRLMANTYLFLKDTSRALRCINAAVNNLQNKGEFLRVIKAYAVFGKYAYISNYLNISKDCFVKALNIAESNHMQDQIVFSRSWILFVDGVAGREVLPDLLKMVAEYKGLNQNLDRVYVELAQTYRYHGDLRKALNYALLGVRDMEHFRDSGYVAACYAELALNYDVLGQYQNSINYYRKTLKARAKLAQREEYKYRTLGFIVKNLIKLGRPREALSEVKEYEKMIPPQSNAGKAFCDQNKAYCYEALKDYLTAERYYLRLLRSPVMADMTEISCIAFYDISKFYILKREFKKAQYYITKSNCMTSAFDNVKNREQILYRVDSALGNYRSAMEHFVLYQRAKDSIFNRSTLKEISAMQLNYATSQKEKDIALLKKDGQIQRYRLRQADRVRDLTFIGLGLLTIALIILFGVFVNNRKKSKVIDHKNLTLNYLLEEKEWLIKEIHHRVKNNLQIVIGLLQRQSAFVDNDIALQALQNSENRMHAIALIHQKLHQVDTLDKINMQEYINDLILHLKETMDSDANIDFVKEVELIFLDVTQAVPLALIMNEAITNAIKYAYTGVNNGKIYIQFMQLANGCNLLKIWDNGKGFDDNLDIKTINSMGITLMKGLSKQIGGSFDLYSNNGVTIEIKFKTDRSAKQSQ; from the coding sequence ATGTTTAAACGGCGACTTATAATATGTACTATCGTCATCTTAATTCGGGGAACGGCAAGTAATGCGCAGCAATTTGATCCTTATGCAGCCGTTAAACTTGAACAACTACTTAAGAGGGAAAAATCCGTTTACAAAACAATAGATATCCTACAAAAACTTGGGAGCTATCATACGGATCGCTATCAAATTACGCTAAACGTCCGCGAGCTCAATATTGCTTTATCAAATTATCAGAGAGCGATCAATATCAACCGAATCGCTAAAGATGACAAAAGAAGGTTTGAAACAATCAGGCTCATGGCTAACACCTATCTGTTCCTTAAAGATACGTCACGGGCTTTGCGTTGTATAAATGCAGCGGTAAATAATTTGCAAAATAAAGGTGAATTCTTAAGGGTAATAAAAGCATATGCGGTTTTCGGCAAATACGCTTATATTTCAAATTACCTGAATATCAGTAAAGACTGCTTTGTAAAGGCACTTAACATCGCTGAATCAAATCATATGCAAGATCAGATTGTTTTCAGCCGTTCGTGGATCTTATTTGTTGATGGAGTGGCCGGTCGTGAAGTTTTGCCAGACCTTTTAAAAATGGTTGCCGAGTATAAAGGACTAAACCAGAATCTTGATCGCGTCTACGTTGAGTTGGCCCAGACATACCGTTATCATGGCGATTTAAGAAAAGCATTGAATTATGCGCTTTTGGGCGTCCGGGACATGGAACATTTTAGGGATTCTGGATACGTAGCTGCTTGCTATGCCGAACTTGCCCTTAATTACGATGTTCTCGGTCAATATCAGAATAGTATAAATTACTATCGTAAAACTCTGAAGGCCCGCGCGAAACTTGCACAGCGCGAAGAATACAAATACAGAACCCTTGGTTTCATTGTAAAAAATTTGATCAAACTCGGTCGGCCCAGGGAAGCCCTGAGCGAAGTGAAGGAATATGAAAAGATGATCCCGCCTCAAAGTAATGCTGGTAAGGCTTTTTGTGATCAGAATAAGGCATATTGTTACGAAGCGCTGAAAGACTATCTCACCGCCGAGCGCTACTATCTGCGGTTACTAAGAAGTCCAGTGATGGCTGACATGACTGAAATCTCTTGCATCGCTTTTTACGATATAAGTAAGTTTTATATTTTAAAAAGAGAGTTTAAAAAGGCACAGTATTATATAACAAAAAGTAATTGCATGACCTCTGCATTCGACAACGTCAAAAATCGGGAGCAAATACTTTATAGGGTTGATTCTGCACTTGGAAACTACCGTTCGGCCATGGAACACTTTGTACTTTATCAGAGAGCTAAAGATTCCATATTTAATCGGTCCACATTGAAAGAGATATCCGCAATGCAGTTAAATTATGCAACGTCTCAGAAAGAGAAAGATATTGCTTTGTTAAAGAAAGATGGACAAATTCAACGTTACAGGTTGCGACAGGCCGACAGGGTACGTGACTTGACGTTCATAGGGCTGGGATTATTGACCATTGCCTTGATAATCTTATTTGGCGTATTTGTAAATAACAGGAAGAAGTCAAAAGTTATCGATCATAAAAATTTAACCCTGAATTACCTATTGGAAGAGAAGGAATGGCTGATCAAAGAAATTCATCATCGGGTAAAAAACAATCTCCAGATAGTGATCGGATTACTTCAGCGCCAATCAGCCTTTGTTGATAATGACATTGCTTTACAAGCGCTGCAAAACAGTGAAAACCGAATGCATGCTATCGCACTTATTCATCAAAAACTTCATCAGGTTGATACATTGGACAAAATAAACATGCAGGAATATATCAATGACCTGATCTTACATTTGAAGGAAACCATGGATTCCGATGCTAATATAGACTTTGTAAAAGAGGTCGAGTTGATCTTTCTTGATGTTACACAGGCCGTTCCTCTTGCCCTAATTATGAACGAGGCCATAACAAACGCTATAAAATATGCGTACACCGGTGTAAATAATGGGAAAATTTATATTCAATTTATGCAACTAGCAAATGGTTGCAATCTCCTGAAAATTTGGGATAACGGAAAAGGGTTTGATGATAATCTAGATATTAAAACGATCAACTCAATGGGGATTACGCTAATGAAGGGCTTAAGCAAACAGATTGGCGGATCGTTTGACCTTTATTCCAACAATGGGGTTACGATTGAAATCAAATTTAAAACGGACCGTTCTGCAAAACAATCACAGTAA